In Saccharicrinis fermentans DSM 9555 = JCM 21142, a genomic segment contains:
- a CDS encoding DUF3289 family protein translates to MYKIQLEVDDNKRWLTKMDYEYFCPVLVSDGYYKKFLFKNFPFEMEDSENLASFQTYNPPTVKLTPKDKELQREAYESATKSNHVFFSSFGRSDNTTQSLKDIYYDELMRLRYNEGLDHGIIPNINYLYDRYIKPIPSNCRNIEYNKFGGIFNLELKSTPNDEFWYDWMLTSQMHQGRFSFFDGDGDQAFKIEFWDCFCITIGEQMTSIGNSAMTMQMRLSPAITRNRGVEHQKVWKITDIHQPWKPATAAPVQSTEKKTLLVKKLEGPFTEDGKKVEELIMGNSYIYKATEYNDGDGYKLNNTQWSVELNNDGKLKELTMSNAFEQDGAICYKYTPEEAETIRIYAWCNDASKDVSVEVSVVCFPFVIARSVRRAGICNSTGGEDLTRPDIKCLDIAYPQEVARLRQDLEQGYDNLDGEEYKEEDKEEYVKYALDFIEELNEKTDDELFEEFGDLDLYAWGELDDNFHDMIGFFKINSTTNAKYTDDRLTNAIANHERTTGFIAGFSNLLHETLSSLTNLSELRVSDTKSQFIRKEYDETKGGDPSVLGIVGLQNLPSLAYSDKLSGLGISVNGTQAYDISLLSFTCEGNSYKGQFKLDIFDHFGLDATDILADKFRKNENFVSWYMLQHLREYRPFITYIPLTYSFTGTINGESPINITRDEKK, encoded by the coding sequence ATGTATAAAATTCAACTTGAAGTTGACGATAACAAACGTTGGCTTACAAAAATGGACTATGAATATTTCTGTCCTGTCCTAGTCAGCGACGGCTATTACAAAAAGTTTCTGTTTAAGAATTTCCCTTTCGAAATGGAAGATTCAGAAAATTTAGCCTCTTTCCAGACCTATAACCCACCAACGGTTAAGTTGACACCTAAGGATAAAGAACTGCAACGTGAAGCCTATGAAAGCGCTACTAAAAGTAATCACGTATTTTTCAGCTCATTTGGTCGTTCTGACAACACTACACAATCTCTAAAAGATATTTACTACGATGAGCTAATGCGTTTGCGATATAATGAAGGCCTCGACCACGGTATTATACCAAATATTAATTATCTGTATGACAGATATATAAAGCCAATTCCATCAAATTGCAGAAATATAGAATACAATAAATTTGGAGGAATATTTAACCTCGAACTTAAGTCTACACCCAATGATGAATTTTGGTACGACTGGATGCTTACCAGTCAGATGCATCAAGGGCGTTTCTCCTTTTTTGATGGAGATGGAGATCAAGCTTTTAAAATAGAATTTTGGGATTGTTTCTGTATTACCATTGGAGAACAAATGACTTCCATAGGCAATTCTGCAATGACCATGCAAATGCGATTATCACCCGCCATTACCCGTAATCGTGGTGTGGAACATCAAAAAGTATGGAAGATTACCGATATTCATCAACCATGGAAACCTGCTACCGCTGCACCGGTTCAATCAACCGAAAAAAAGACGTTATTGGTTAAGAAGCTTGAAGGTCCGTTTACCGAAGACGGCAAAAAGGTGGAGGAGCTGATAATGGGGAACAGTTATATTTACAAAGCCACCGAATACAACGATGGTGATGGTTATAAGTTAAACAACACGCAGTGGAGCGTAGAACTGAATAACGATGGAAAGCTGAAAGAACTTACCATGTCCAATGCGTTTGAGCAAGATGGGGCAATCTGTTATAAGTACACCCCGGAAGAAGCCGAAACCATCAGAATTTATGCCTGGTGTAATGATGCAAGTAAAGATGTGAGTGTGGAAGTGTCTGTTGTTTGTTTTCCTTTTGTAATAGCGCGTTCAGTGCGCAGAGCAGGCATATGCAATAGCACTGGAGGTGAAGATCTAACAAGGCCTGATATTAAGTGTTTAGATATTGCTTACCCTCAAGAAGTGGCAAGGTTGCGACAAGATTTAGAGCAAGGTTACGATAATTTAGATGGGGAAGAATATAAAGAGGAAGATAAAGAGGAGTATGTGAAATATGCTTTGGATTTTATTGAGGAATTAAATGAAAAAACAGACGATGAGTTGTTTGAAGAATTTGGAGATTTGGATTTGTACGCCTGGGGAGAACTTGATGACAATTTTCATGATATGATTGGTTTTTTCAAAATTAACAGTACAACAAATGCTAAATATACAGATGATAGACTTACAAATGCAATTGCAAATCATGAGAGAACAACAGGGTTTATAGCAGGATTTAGTAATCTCTTACATGAAACGCTCAGTAGCCTTACAAATTTATCGGAGCTAAGGGTAAGTGATACTAAAAGCCAATTTATACGCAAAGAATATGATGAAACCAAGGGTGGCGACCCAAGTGTTTTGGGTATAGTTGGTCTGCAAAATCTTCCCAGTCTAGCATATTCTGATAAATTAAGCGGTCTTGGTATTTCGGTAAATGGTACACAAGCATATGATATATCTTTACTTTCATTTACTTGTGAAGGAAATAGTTACAAAGGACAATTCAAACTTGATATTTTCGACCATTTCGGATTAGATGCAACTGATATTTTAGCTGATAAATTTAGAAAGAATGAGAATTTTGTTAGTTGGTATATGCTTCAGCATCTAAGAGAATATCGACCATTTATTACCTATATTCCATTGACTTATTCTTTTACAGGTACTATAAATGGAGAGTCACCCATAAATATAACCAGAGATGAAAAGAAGTAA
- a CDS encoding tyrosine-type recombinase/integrase: protein MDVVKIEINKKVTPHMLRHSFATHLLEHGIDLRYIQTFLGHVSSTTTEIYTHVSKRSLANIKSPLDQIIEHK from the coding sequence ATGGATGTTGTAAAAATAGAAATAAACAAAAAGGTGACTCCACATATGCTACGCCACTCATTTGCAACTCATTTATTAGAACATGGTATCGACCTTAGATACATTCAAACGTTTTTAGGTCATGTATCGAGTACCACAACAGAAATTTACACACACGTAAGCAAACGATCTCTTGCAAATATAAAAAGCCCTTTAGACCAAATTATAGAACATAAATAA
- a CDS encoding tyrosine-type recombinase/integrase, with the protein MDILGNKWDGIKIKRPRVAKKLPTVLSQSDAYRLVTSSYNVKHRTLMMLTYATGMRCEEALSLLPEQIDSARLVVRIKGKGNKSREVPLPEDILEQLRIYFKQYRPSKYLFEGFKKGKKYSATSFRKIVSRAALSVGINKGVSPHVLRHCFATHMLERGINLKRLQLLMGHSSLKTTSGYLHLAHPYLGEVPNLLIPIKQAQP; encoded by the coding sequence GTGGATATACTTGGGAACAAGTGGGATGGCATTAAGATAAAGCGTCCAAGAGTAGCGAAGAAACTACCCACGGTTTTGTCTCAGTCAGATGCCTATCGTTTGGTGACAAGTTCATATAATGTCAAACATCGTACATTAATGATGTTGACTTATGCAACGGGCATGCGGTGCGAAGAAGCTCTAAGTTTGTTGCCTGAGCAAATAGATTCGGCACGTTTGGTTGTACGCATAAAGGGCAAGGGTAATAAAAGCCGAGAAGTACCACTTCCAGAGGATATATTAGAACAACTCAGAATTTATTTTAAACAGTATCGTCCTTCGAAGTATCTTTTTGAGGGCTTTAAAAAAGGGAAGAAATATTCCGCAACAAGTTTTCGTAAGATAGTATCACGTGCTGCCTTATCAGTAGGTATAAATAAAGGCGTATCGCCTCATGTGTTACGACATTGTTTTGCTACTCATATGCTTGAAAGAGGTATCAATTTGAAACGGTTGCAGTTACTGATGGGACACAGTTCACTAAAAACAACCTCAGGTTATCTTCATTTGGCTCACCCTTACCTTGGCGAAGTTCCCAATTTGTTAATTCCAATAAAACAGGCACAGCCATGA
- a CDS encoding glycoside hydrolase family 3 C-terminal domain-containing protein: MVHIFKQYLLLILLIAPWLLSCNHKKYCDTSLSFETRVDDVLAQMTLEEKVSQLVYNSPAIERLGIPEYNWWNECLHGVGRAGISTVFPQAIGMAAMWDDSAMFDIATIVSDEARAKHHAFAKKGKRGIYQGLTYWTPNINIFRDPRWGRGMETYGEDPYLTGKLGVAYIKGLQGDDDKYLKLIATAKHFAVHSGPEVSRHRFDVVPSKYDFLETYSPQFKMAIHEAGVYSVMCAYNSYKGKPCCGNLELSNLLRNEWGFEGYIVSDCWAVTDFYAQNGHEIVNTKAEAAAIALKAGTDLNCGDSYPALVEAVKEGYLTEDEIDVSLRRLMLARMKLGMFDKDVPFENIPLDVVDSEQHQQAALEAARKSMVLLKNEDDCLPFSKQVKRIAVIGPNANNTDVLLGNYHGYPSKIVTPFLGIKNKVSTADVGYALGCHLADSLPVLTAIPPEVLFTDKTKSSHGLIGEYFNNLTFAGKPQTYKVNHNIDFKWWNNSPDKTINPDTFSVRWSGVLVPELTGKYAIGTESFPKVKLWVNGELLVDYKSEHHPAKEYEYLDLEAGKPYNLKIEYIQEKTEYARASLLWEAPSNDLKKEALELAQQADLVVLCMGLSPRLEGEEMKVKVDGFSHGDRDDIQLPAVQTDLIKAIYNLGKPTVLVLLNGSALAFNWEAENIPAILEAWYPGQAGGTAIADIIFGDYNPSGRLPLTFYQSVGQLPDFDDYDMAGRTYRYFDGEPLYEFGYGLSYTNFEYSKLKVPTKICAGDEFTVNVTVTNTGKMDGEEVVQLYISHPYSSLPKAIRSLKGFKRVALKAGESIELAFKLTPQDIALLNTDYEYVIQEGAVEVSVGGSQPNEQRVKDKKVLGATVKIEVNDAAYYTVLQE, encoded by the coding sequence ATGGTTCATATTTTTAAACAGTACCTGTTACTAATTTTACTTATTGCACCATGGTTATTATCATGTAATCATAAAAAATACTGTGATACCTCTTTAAGTTTCGAAACGCGTGTTGATGATGTGTTGGCCCAAATGACGCTGGAAGAAAAAGTGTCGCAACTCGTATATAATTCACCTGCCATTGAACGTTTGGGTATTCCGGAATATAACTGGTGGAATGAATGTCTGCATGGAGTGGGTAGGGCCGGTATTTCCACCGTATTTCCACAAGCCATTGGTATGGCGGCTATGTGGGATGATAGTGCTATGTTTGATATCGCTACAATAGTTTCTGATGAAGCCCGTGCTAAACATCATGCTTTTGCAAAAAAAGGAAAAAGAGGTATTTATCAAGGACTAACTTATTGGACTCCTAATATTAATATTTTCAGAGATCCACGTTGGGGAAGAGGAATGGAAACCTATGGCGAAGATCCTTACTTGACAGGAAAATTGGGAGTGGCGTATATTAAAGGATTACAAGGAGATGATGATAAATATTTGAAATTGATTGCTACGGCCAAACATTTTGCCGTACATAGTGGTCCGGAAGTCTCACGTCATCGCTTTGATGTTGTTCCTAGTAAATATGACTTTCTGGAAACATATAGTCCGCAGTTTAAAATGGCCATCCATGAGGCTGGTGTGTACTCTGTGATGTGTGCTTACAACAGTTATAAAGGGAAACCTTGCTGTGGTAACTTGGAGTTATCTAATTTATTACGAAATGAATGGGGCTTTGAGGGTTATATTGTTTCTGATTGTTGGGCAGTAACTGATTTTTACGCTCAGAATGGACACGAAATAGTAAATACTAAGGCTGAAGCCGCTGCTATTGCTCTTAAAGCAGGAACAGATTTAAACTGTGGAGACTCTTATCCTGCATTGGTTGAAGCGGTTAAGGAAGGGTATCTGACTGAGGATGAGATTGATGTTTCTCTGAGGAGACTTATGTTGGCTCGAATGAAGTTAGGTATGTTTGATAAAGATGTTCCTTTTGAAAACATACCTTTGGATGTTGTAGATAGCGAGCAGCATCAGCAAGCAGCATTGGAAGCAGCACGAAAATCAATGGTATTACTTAAAAATGAGGATGATTGTCTGCCATTTTCAAAACAAGTGAAGCGCATAGCGGTGATTGGTCCCAATGCCAATAACACCGATGTGCTTTTGGGAAATTATCATGGATACCCAAGTAAAATAGTTACGCCATTTCTAGGAATAAAAAATAAGGTATCAACTGCTGATGTGGGTTATGCGTTAGGTTGTCACCTGGCTGATAGTTTACCTGTGCTTACAGCCATACCCCCAGAAGTTCTATTTACTGATAAAACGAAAAGTAGTCACGGACTAATCGGGGAGTATTTTAACAACCTTACTTTTGCTGGTAAGCCACAAACGTATAAAGTAAACCATAATATCGATTTTAAATGGTGGAACAATTCTCCTGATAAGACAATTAATCCAGATACTTTTAGTGTTCGTTGGTCAGGTGTCTTGGTTCCTGAGCTAACAGGTAAGTATGCCATTGGAACAGAATCTTTTCCAAAAGTAAAGTTATGGGTTAATGGAGAACTTTTGGTGGATTATAAGAGTGAGCACCATCCAGCAAAGGAATACGAATACCTGGACTTAGAGGCAGGAAAACCCTATAATTTAAAAATTGAGTACATACAGGAAAAAACCGAATACGCCAGAGCCAGTCTTTTGTGGGAAGCTCCTTCCAATGACTTGAAGAAAGAGGCCTTGGAATTGGCACAACAAGCTGATTTAGTAGTGTTGTGTATGGGATTAAGCCCACGGCTAGAGGGAGAAGAAATGAAAGTGAAAGTGGATGGTTTTTCTCATGGCGACAGAGATGATATTCAATTGCCTGCAGTACAGACTGACCTTATTAAAGCAATATATAATTTGGGTAAACCTACTGTTTTGGTTTTACTAAATGGAAGTGCCTTGGCTTTTAACTGGGAAGCTGAAAATATTCCAGCTATTCTCGAAGCCTGGTACCCAGGGCAAGCAGGAGGGACTGCCATTGCAGATATCATTTTTGGCGATTATAATCCTTCAGGAAGGTTGCCGCTCACTTTCTATCAATCCGTTGGTCAATTACCTGATTTTGACGATTATGATATGGCTGGTAGAACTTATCGTTATTTTGATGGAGAACCATTGTATGAATTTGGTTACGGACTAAGTTATACCAACTTCGAATATAGTAAGTTAAAGGTACCAACCAAGATTTGTGCTGGAGATGAGTTTACGGTGAATGTTACGGTCACAAATACCGGAAAAATGGATGGAGAAGAGGTTGTGCAGCTTTATATATCCCATCCTTATTCTAGTCTGCCGAAAGCCATTCGCAGCCTGAAAGGATTTAAAAGAGTAGCCCTAAAAGCAGGTGAAAGTATCGAGCTTGCCTTTAAATTAACACCGCAGGATATTGCCTTGTTAAATACTGATTATGAATATGTAATACAAGAAGGAGCAGTGGAGGTTTCTGTTGGTGGATCACAACCGAATGAGCAAAGGGTTAAAGATAAGAAGGTACTAGGTGCTACAGTTAAAATTGAAGTAAATGATGCAGCATATTACACTGTTTTGCAAGAGTAA
- a CDS encoding NAD(P)-dependent oxidoreductase, with protein MITEFTIGILRETQRNPDTRVALVPQGARRLLNDYKGLSILVQPSKSRVFSDEEYVDVGCIISEDLSPCDLLLGVKEVDKNTLMEGKTYMFFSHTAKKQQHNQTLLQAIIHKNITLIDYEYLFTSKNERIAAFGYFAGLVGAYNTLRAYGIKKDIFSLAPLTGTTTKEKLWKELKKVVGRNDKILITGKGKVSRGVEEVMQACHIYKVDIDGFFNKTYDDPVYFIADPLQYAKHKNSIPFTFSDFKAHPRDFKSNFLRFAEVANIYMATHYWDIRSPKMFSLEDVKSQLFKIEVIGDITCDIDGSVPTTQRVGSIDSPYYDYNPFTGEEEKAFSGGKNITVMAVDKLPSIIPKESSEYFSDQLVNHVLSYFWMGDYNKVLKKATIAKNGKIKKRFAHLRSFVQERL; from the coding sequence ATGATAACTGAATTTACCATTGGAATACTGAGGGAGACGCAACGAAATCCGGATACCAGGGTTGCTTTAGTTCCTCAAGGTGCACGTAGATTATTAAACGATTATAAAGGATTGTCCATTTTGGTACAACCTTCTAAATCAAGGGTTTTTTCCGATGAGGAGTATGTGGATGTAGGTTGTATAATCAGTGAAGATTTGTCGCCTTGTGATTTGCTTTTAGGAGTAAAAGAAGTGGATAAAAATACCTTGATGGAAGGTAAAACATATATGTTCTTTTCGCATACAGCAAAAAAGCAACAGCATAACCAAACATTGTTGCAAGCTATCATTCATAAAAATATTACTTTAATAGATTATGAATATTTATTTACATCCAAAAATGAACGTATTGCTGCCTTTGGATATTTTGCAGGTTTAGTAGGAGCCTATAACACCCTCAGAGCCTATGGTATTAAAAAAGATATTTTTTCTTTGGCACCTTTAACCGGAACGACTACGAAAGAAAAGTTATGGAAGGAGTTGAAAAAAGTTGTTGGGCGAAATGATAAGATTTTAATCACTGGTAAAGGAAAAGTTTCCCGTGGAGTTGAAGAAGTGATGCAGGCTTGTCATATTTATAAAGTGGATATTGATGGCTTCTTTAATAAGACTTATGATGATCCGGTCTATTTTATTGCAGACCCTTTACAATATGCGAAACACAAAAATTCAATTCCCTTTACGTTTAGTGATTTTAAAGCTCATCCCAGGGATTTTAAAAGTAATTTTTTACGTTTTGCCGAGGTGGCAAATATATATATGGCTACTCATTACTGGGATATTCGTTCGCCAAAGATGTTTTCGTTAGAAGATGTTAAATCACAGTTGTTTAAGATTGAAGTTATTGGAGATATAACCTGTGATATCGATGGTTCTGTACCTACCACCCAACGAGTGGGAAGCATAGATAGTCCCTATTATGATTATAATCCGTTTACTGGAGAAGAGGAGAAAGCTTTTTCTGGAGGGAAAAATATAACAGTGATGGCGGTGGATAAATTGCCCAGTATAATACCCAAGGAATCGTCGGAATATTTCTCAGATCAATTGGTAAACCATGTGTTGAGTTACTTTTGGATGGGAGACTATAATAAAGTACTCAAAAAAGCTACCATTGCTAAAAATGGTAAGATTAAAAAACGCTTTGCACATTTACGGAGCTTTGTTCAGGAACGATTGTAA
- a CDS encoding hybrid sensor histidine kinase/response regulator codes for MSFPIKKLLVFILLLFFGRIISQSKHFYNYENGLSNSLINEVFQDHLGFIWVATEDGLNRFDGIKFTTFTEEEHGLKANYVTTLTEDSNHNIWIGFINGLQKYNSDTETFTSVKIYIANTEIHPFVTGIIESKNGDIWIATSGHGLIRIPIEIGRSRYSTSLNNQLNSLFLRTIYEDQNGTLWLGSDDNGICTYAPATGVIKSYTHTKSANFQIPATSITSITGDKKGNIFIASLKEGLYKLNTQSKQVSRVFSPTHHKYQLPVKKIMFDSQNRLWVGTDGLGLYHYNQQTDKLIEYLPSNSTFDFSKSKIHCILEDHDGNIWTGIFQKGLYLFPETPSLFKHYGYRAFDPTSIGSSCVTALDGDALGLWIGTDGDGLYRISKDNNAVSHINLAQLTNDDANNTIFSLYDSNAKYLWIGTYSNGLIRYNKKTGNILSYKHNPQDAGSIPSDNIGCIQKGTENKLWIGTYSDGLISLNLNNNKFSKGFQIADSLNNLIPKIINDIYIDNHENIWLATYQGLVYFNAQNKSLSFYSTNNNFLPSNIIYCIHPDNKNNIWLGTYKGLVKINPANMSFSAYTKEDGIAGNVICAIQEDRYGQLWISTHTGLSRLNPSNNTFVNYYASDGLQSNEFYRNAVYKSADNSIYFGGINGVTEINKDYNLFISELPDIMLTNFMRFNTSVKIGTKTGKYTILNKSIVVADSIHLLEKDNVFSISFTSKELSNQSKINYEYMMEGFDRKWNKNSTTNPTATYTNLSHGEYQFLVRGIDKDKVSQARKLTIIIHPPWYKTNIAKVFGGLLAFLITFAGFQLYKQTFRRIEVEKMNEKKMQFFINISHEIRTPLSLIIDPLEKLISLPSNAENQRLFGIMHQNANRIFRLINQLMDVRKLDKGKMLVKFQETDLCSFISNIAESYNYLATSKEITLEVIKEKSTIKAWIDPLNFEKVITNLLSNAFKFTNTGGKITVYISELKRSAQIIVEDNGIGIKKTDSEKIFNRFYQVNSKETRNITGTGIGLHLSRSLVELHKGRLFAEPCENITGSRFIIQIPLGNKHLVKEDLITSENMLPAPSQAFLDIPTSSKLQNTPSKPQSTYKIMVVEDELEIRNYLVEELKPLYKVIAFENGKQAHSCLLKEMPDLILSDIMMPEMDGITFCKKVKNHIETNHIPIILLTALSKEEDKAEGIETGADMYLIKPFSTNFLKKSIVNLLENRNKIFNKWKNKNEKYELDPIDIQSHDEILIQKVMTIIRDNISNNDLNVEMLADGVGISRVHMHRKLKEITNQSARDLIKNVRMKQAAYILVNKKINVSEVAYSLGYSSLSHFSTTFKSYYGISPKEYAEQEQNNTQTEQS; via the coding sequence ATGTCATTCCCCATAAAAAAGCTTCTGGTATTTATTTTGCTTCTATTTTTCGGCAGAATAATAAGCCAGAGCAAACACTTTTACAATTATGAAAATGGACTGTCCAATAGTCTCATTAATGAAGTATTTCAAGATCATTTAGGTTTTATTTGGGTGGCAACTGAAGATGGATTAAATAGATTTGATGGAATAAAATTCACCACCTTTACCGAAGAGGAACATGGATTGAAAGCCAACTATGTTACCACCCTAACCGAAGACAGCAATCACAACATATGGATAGGATTTATAAATGGTTTACAAAAATATAACTCAGATACAGAAACGTTTACTAGCGTAAAAATTTACATTGCCAACACCGAAATACACCCCTTTGTAACTGGCATTATTGAAAGCAAGAATGGCGATATATGGATTGCCACTTCCGGACATGGTCTCATTCGCATACCCATAGAGATAGGTCGTTCAAGATACTCCACTAGTCTGAACAACCAGTTAAACAGTTTATTCTTAAGGACTATTTACGAGGATCAGAACGGTACCTTATGGTTAGGATCGGATGATAACGGCATATGCACCTACGCCCCTGCAACGGGAGTAATAAAGTCTTATACCCACACTAAATCCGCAAATTTCCAAATACCTGCCACCAGCATTACCTCCATTACAGGAGATAAAAAAGGCAATATATTTATTGCAAGTTTAAAAGAGGGGCTCTATAAATTAAATACACAGAGCAAGCAAGTAAGTCGTGTATTCTCACCAACGCATCATAAATACCAGCTACCTGTAAAAAAAATAATGTTTGATTCGCAAAATCGCTTATGGGTTGGTACGGATGGTCTTGGTCTTTATCATTATAACCAACAAACAGACAAGTTAATTGAATACCTCCCTTCCAACTCCACTTTCGATTTTTCTAAAAGTAAGATACATTGCATCCTGGAAGATCATGATGGCAACATCTGGACCGGAATTTTTCAAAAGGGTTTGTATCTATTTCCTGAAACTCCAAGTCTATTTAAGCACTATGGATATCGTGCATTTGATCCTACCAGCATTGGTTCAAGCTGTGTAACTGCACTCGATGGTGACGCGCTTGGATTATGGATAGGAACAGATGGAGACGGTCTATACCGTATCAGTAAAGATAATAATGCTGTTTCACATATTAACCTTGCCCAACTAACCAATGATGATGCCAATAATACTATTTTTAGTTTATACGATTCCAATGCTAAATATTTATGGATAGGCACCTACTCCAATGGTTTAATCAGATACAACAAAAAAACAGGAAACATTTTATCATACAAGCATAATCCACAAGATGCTGGCAGTATACCGAGTGATAACATCGGTTGCATTCAAAAAGGCACAGAAAATAAACTTTGGATTGGAACATATAGTGACGGGCTAATAAGTTTAAACTTGAACAATAATAAGTTCAGTAAAGGATTCCAGATAGCTGATTCTTTAAACAATTTAATACCCAAAATCATCAACGACATTTATATAGATAACCATGAAAATATCTGGTTAGCTACCTATCAAGGTCTTGTATATTTCAACGCTCAAAACAAGAGTCTATCATTTTATTCCACCAACAATAACTTTCTCCCTAGTAATATTATTTATTGCATTCATCCTGACAATAAAAACAATATTTGGTTGGGGACATACAAAGGGCTAGTAAAAATTAATCCGGCAAATATGTCATTTTCGGCCTACACCAAAGAAGACGGAATAGCAGGTAATGTAATATGTGCCATTCAAGAAGATAGGTATGGCCAATTATGGATAAGCACACACACAGGCTTGAGTCGCCTAAACCCTTCGAATAATACCTTTGTGAACTATTATGCCTCAGACGGATTACAGTCTAATGAATTCTATCGCAATGCCGTATATAAGTCAGCGGATAACAGCATATATTTTGGAGGGATCAATGGAGTTACAGAAATAAACAAAGATTACAACCTGTTTATTTCTGAATTACCTGACATAATGCTAACAAATTTTATGCGGTTTAATACCTCAGTTAAAATAGGTACAAAAACAGGAAAATACACTATTCTCAACAAGTCGATTGTAGTAGCAGATAGTATTCATCTGCTCGAAAAAGACAATGTTTTTTCCATTTCTTTCACATCCAAAGAACTTTCTAATCAATCGAAAATTAATTATGAGTACATGATGGAAGGCTTCGACCGCAAATGGAATAAAAATTCAACCACTAACCCAACAGCCACCTATACCAATCTGTCACACGGAGAATACCAATTTTTAGTGAGAGGTATAGATAAGGATAAAGTATCACAAGCCCGAAAACTTACCATTATTATTCACCCCCCATGGTACAAAACCAATATCGCCAAGGTCTTTGGAGGTTTATTGGCCTTTCTGATCACCTTTGCAGGCTTTCAGCTATATAAACAAACCTTCAGACGAATTGAAGTAGAAAAAATGAATGAAAAGAAAATGCAATTTTTCATTAATATTTCACATGAAATTCGTACTCCGCTTAGTTTAATTATCGATCCCCTGGAAAAACTGATTTCCCTGCCCTCAAACGCTGAAAACCAACGACTATTTGGAATTATGCACCAGAATGCGAACCGCATTTTCAGATTAATCAACCAATTAATGGATGTTAGAAAATTAGACAAGGGGAAAATGCTGGTAAAATTTCAGGAGACTGATCTTTGTAGCTTTATCAGCAATATTGCAGAATCCTACAATTATTTGGCTACCTCCAAAGAAATTACCTTAGAGGTTATAAAAGAAAAGTCCACTATCAAAGCATGGATTGACCCTTTGAACTTTGAAAAAGTGATCACCAATTTATTGTCCAACGCTTTTAAATTTACAAATACAGGAGGAAAGATAACTGTATACATCTCCGAACTAAAAAGATCAGCACAAATAATAGTAGAAGACAACGGAATAGGCATCAAAAAAACGGATAGCGAGAAGATATTCAATCGTTTTTATCAAGTAAACTCCAAAGAAACCAGAAATATTACCGGCACAGGAATTGGTCTCCATTTATCACGTTCATTGGTTGAGCTGCATAAAGGAAGACTATTTGCAGAACCCTGTGAAAATATAACAGGAAGTAGATTTATCATTCAAATACCACTTGGCAACAAACACCTAGTTAAAGAAGATTTGATTACTTCTGAAAATATGTTGCCTGCCCCATCACAAGCATTTTTAGATATTCCAACCTCCTCTAAGTTGCAGAACACTCCTTCTAAACCCCAATCAACCTATAAAATAATGGTAGTAGAAGATGAGCTGGAAATCAGAAATTACTTGGTGGAAGAACTCAAACCATTGTATAAGGTTATTGCCTTTGAAAATGGTAAGCAAGCCCATTCTTGCTTACTAAAAGAGATGCCCGACTTAATTTTAAGCGACATTATGATGCCCGAAATGGATGGTATCACCTTTTGTAAAAAGGTAAAAAACCATATTGAAACCAATCATATTCCCATTATTCTACTAACAGCCCTTTCTAAAGAAGAAGATAAGGCAGAAGGGATTGAAACAGGAGCTGACATGTACTTAATAAAGCCATTCAGCACAAATTTCTTAAAAAAGTCAATTGTCAACCTACTGGAGAACAGAAATAAAATATTTAACAAGTGGAAAAATAAAAACGAAAAATACGAGCTTGATCCCATAGATATTCAATCGCACGATGAAATATTAATACAAAAGGTCATGACCATTATTCGTGATAATATTTCCAATAATGACTTAAATGTGGAGATGTTGGCCGATGGTGTTGGAATCAGCCGCGTACATATGCATCGAAAGCTGAAAGAAATCACCAATCAATCTGCCCGCGACTTGATAAAAAACGTAAGAATGAAACAAGCGGCATATATTCTTGTTAATAAAAAGATCAACGTAAGCGAAGTAGCTTATTCATTGGGATACTCAAGCCTTTCTCATTTTTCTACCACCTTTAAATCATACTATGGAATTTCGCCCAAAGAGTATGCCGAACAGGAACAAAACAACACCCAAACAGAACAATCTTAA